Proteins encoded by one window of Blautia faecicola:
- a CDS encoding PTS transporter subunit IIC, with product MNLIKKYLNRVFIDGLSGMALGLFATLIIGTIIQQIGTLAGGSIGALIYAVGKVAAGLTCAGIGVGVAYKFQESPMVVLSAATSGMIGGYASKVLAGTLLVDGNLVLQGPGEPLGAFVAAYVGIEIGHLIAGKTRLDIILVPLLSIGMGSAVGILVGPPISSFMAWLGGLINWGTEQQPFLMGIVVSVLMGMILTLPISSAALGVILNLSGLAAGAATVGCCCNMVGFAVASFRENGVGGLIAQGVGTSMLQVPNIVKKPIIWLPVILSSAVLGPVSTMLLHMTNNATGSGMGSAGFVGQIMTWQVMAQTEHPVVVLLKIVVIQFVLPALLSVVFAQFMRKHNFIKDGDMKLDL from the coding sequence ATGAATCTGATTAAGAAATATCTGAACCGGGTATTTATAGACGGGCTCAGCGGAATGGCTCTGGGGCTTTTTGCGACTCTGATCATCGGAACAATCATCCAGCAGATCGGGACGCTTGCAGGCGGATCCATCGGGGCGCTGATCTATGCGGTGGGAAAAGTGGCAGCCGGACTGACCTGTGCCGGAATCGGTGTGGGTGTGGCGTACAAGTTTCAGGAATCTCCGATGGTCGTGTTATCAGCGGCTACCAGTGGTATGATTGGCGGGTACGCATCGAAAGTGCTGGCTGGAACACTGCTTGTGGATGGGAATCTGGTATTACAGGGACCGGGAGAACCGCTTGGCGCTTTTGTCGCTGCGTATGTGGGAATTGAGATCGGTCATCTGATCGCGGGAAAGACGAGACTGGATATCATTCTGGTTCCGTTACTATCAATTGGAATGGGATCCGCTGTGGGTATTCTCGTTGGACCGCCGATTTCTTCCTTTATGGCGTGGCTTGGCGGACTGATCAACTGGGGAACCGAGCAGCAGCCGTTTCTGATGGGAATCGTGGTGTCTGTCCTGATGGGTATGATTCTGACACTGCCGATCAGTTCTGCGGCACTCGGCGTGATCCTAAATCTTTCCGGGCTGGCAGCGGGAGCCGCTACCGTGGGATGCTGTTGTAATATGGTAGGATTTGCAGTGGCAAGTTTCCGGGAAAACGGTGTGGGCGGTCTGATCGCGCAGGGCGTGGGAACTTCTATGTTACAGGTGCCGAATATCGTGAAAAAACCGATTATCTGGCTTCCGGTGATCCTCTCAAGTGCCGTGCTTGGTCCGGTCTCCACGATGCTGTTGCATATGACAAACAACGCGACCGGTTCCGGGATGGGATCTGCCGGATTCGTGGGACAGATCATGACCTGGCAGGTGATGGCGCAGACGGAACATCCGGTTGTGGTACTTCTGAAAATTGTTGTGATTCAGTTTGTGCTGCCTGCACTCCTTTCGGTGGTATTTGCACAGTTTATGAGAAAGCATAATTTTATCAAAGACGGCGATATGAAACTGGATCTGTAA
- a CDS encoding metallophosphoesterase, which yields MILLIIIPIYIALNLYILHRVHKWLTACSKRFHSKWFVVPYIVIYSLLALSLLFAFLLPSSGFQVLVKRISNYWLGTFVYILMFIAVADILRLILKRIPGKVHDFFFSKVGYVFVGIFLTALVGGMSAYGIAHSHIVKVNPYEVTIRKNCGDNSDLKVVLIADLHLGYSVGDRQMQRMVKKINEQDADLVVFAGDIFDNEYEALQNPDKIAKTLAGIKSRYGSFGVFGNHDVTERLLGGFSVTSKENEVRDPRFEEFAKKAGIQMLDDEVTLIDDAFYLVGRKDVQKPGDGTTNRMEPEEILGDLNKTKPIIVLEHQPKQLEELEAAGADMQLCGHTHDGQMFPGNLTIKLMWENACGYLKKGNLHSIVTSGVGVWGPAMRVGTDCEICPITVHFQG from the coding sequence ATGATTTTACTGATTATTATACCGATTTATATAGCTTTAAACCTTTACATTCTGCACCGGGTACACAAATGGCTGACTGCGTGTTCAAAACGCTTTCATTCGAAATGGTTCGTGGTGCCGTATATTGTGATTTATTCCCTGCTGGCGTTATCTCTGCTGTTTGCATTTTTACTCCCGTCCTCGGGATTTCAGGTGTTGGTAAAACGCATCAGCAATTACTGGCTGGGAACGTTTGTATATATCCTGATGTTTATTGCAGTTGCAGATATTTTGAGACTGATCCTGAAAAGAATCCCGGGAAAAGTGCATGATTTCTTTTTCAGTAAGGTGGGTTATGTGTTTGTGGGAATCTTTTTGACCGCTCTGGTCGGAGGAATGAGTGCCTACGGTATCGCACATTCTCATATCGTAAAGGTGAACCCTTATGAAGTGACGATCCGGAAAAACTGTGGAGACAACAGCGACCTGAAAGTGGTGCTGATTGCCGATCTGCATCTGGGCTACAGTGTGGGAGATCGGCAGATGCAACGGATGGTTAAAAAGATCAATGAACAGGATGCGGATCTGGTGGTATTTGCAGGAGATATTTTTGATAATGAATACGAAGCGTTGCAGAATCCGGACAAGATCGCAAAAACGCTGGCGGGAATCAAGAGCAGATATGGTTCGTTCGGTGTGTTCGGCAATCACGATGTAACGGAGCGTCTGCTTGGCGGATTTTCCGTGACTTCCAAAGAAAATGAAGTGCGTGATCCGCGGTTTGAAGAATTTGCAAAAAAAGCAGGGATTCAGATGCTGGATGACGAAGTGACGCTGATCGACGATGCTTTTTATCTGGTGGGAAGAAAAGATGTACAGAAGCCGGGTGACGGAACAACCAACCGGATGGAGCCGGAAGAGATCCTGGGTGATCTGAATAAGACCAAACCGATCATCGTACTGGAACACCAGCCGAAACAGCTGGAGGAACTGGAAGCAGCCGGTGCTGATATGCAGCTGTGCGGTCATACGCATGACGGTCAGATGTTCCCGGGTAACCTGACGATCAAACTGATGTGGGAAAATGCCTGCGGCTATCTGAAAAAAGGAAATCTGCACAGTATCGTAACTTCAGGTGTGGGCGTCTGGGGACCGGCGATGCGTGTCGGTACGGACTGCGAGATCTGTCCGATCACGGTTCATTTTCAGGGATAA
- the srtB gene encoding class B sortase — MTAKKKKKKSGGIFWKLLFLIALAVFCFSMYQLVTIYLGYKQGVDEYHAVAEATTVQSSEPLEVVEEKKDEEGNLIIPEEEEITVNPPEVDFDALKAINDDVVGWLELEAIPSISYPITQGEDNEYYLHRTIKQTYNFAGSIFIDSTNASDFSDCNTIIYGHNMKNGSMFGKLKQMYESGKYKDSKYLWICTPDGKYRYEIFSMQYANVNSDVYTLFSEHDDQFGVYVDKMAKQSKVNMKTKGLSKDDYVVTLSTCTSNESMRFVVQARWVGTYK; from the coding sequence ATGACAGCAAAGAAAAAAAAGAAGAAGAGCGGCGGGATTTTCTGGAAACTGCTGTTTCTGATCGCACTTGCAGTGTTCTGTTTTTCCATGTATCAGCTGGTAACGATCTACCTGGGGTATAAACAGGGGGTGGACGAATACCATGCTGTGGCAGAAGCAACGACAGTACAGAGCAGCGAACCGCTGGAAGTAGTGGAAGAAAAGAAAGATGAGGAGGGTAATCTGATCATTCCGGAAGAGGAAGAGATTACCGTCAATCCGCCGGAGGTGGATTTTGATGCACTAAAGGCAATCAATGACGATGTGGTAGGATGGCTCGAACTCGAAGCAATCCCTTCGATCAGTTATCCGATCACACAGGGAGAGGACAATGAGTATTATCTGCACCGGACGATCAAACAGACCTATAATTTTGCGGGATCGATCTTTATTGATTCTACGAATGCATCGGATTTTTCTGACTGTAATACGATCATCTACGGTCATAATATGAAAAACGGTTCGATGTTCGGAAAATTAAAACAGATGTATGAAAGCGGCAAATACAAGGACAGCAAATATCTGTGGATCTGTACACCGGACGGAAAATATCGGTATGAGATTTTCTCGATGCAGTATGCAAACGTAAACAGCGATGTATATACGCTGTTCAGCGAACATGACGACCAGTTTGGTGTGTATGTGGACAAGATGGCGAAACAGTCGAAAGTAAATATGAAGACAAAAGGACTCAGCAAGGACGATTATGTGGTGACACTGTCTACCTGTACGTCGAATGAATCGATGCGATTCGTGGTACAGGCGCGCTGGGTTGGAACGTATAAATAA
- a CDS encoding NAD-dependent protein deacylase produces MEQDVEKLQELVDQYDRIVFFGGAGVSTESGIPDFRSVDGLYNQKYDYPPETILSHTFFMRHTDEFYRFYRDKMLALDAKPNDAHKKLAEMEEAGKLTGVVTQNIDGLHQAAGSKHVMELHGSVHRNYCMKCHKFYDASYMLHSAGVPKCECGGVIKPDVVLYEEGLDNEVVADAIRTIAEAEVMIVGGTSLAVYPAAGLLDYFRGKALVLINKGATPQDRNADLLIQKPIGQIFSQMKVRGNRT; encoded by the coding sequence ATGGAACAGGATGTGGAAAAATTACAGGAACTTGTAGATCAGTACGACCGGATCGTATTTTTCGGCGGTGCAGGAGTCTCTACCGAGAGTGGGATTCCGGATTTTCGAAGTGTGGATGGACTTTATAATCAGAAATATGACTACCCACCGGAGACCATCTTAAGCCATACATTTTTCATGCGCCACACGGATGAGTTTTACCGGTTCTACCGGGATAAGATGCTGGCGCTGGATGCGAAGCCGAATGATGCGCATAAGAAACTTGCCGAGATGGAAGAGGCAGGAAAGCTTACCGGTGTGGTGACACAGAACATCGACGGACTCCACCAGGCGGCAGGAAGTAAACATGTGATGGAACTGCACGGATCGGTACACAGAAATTACTGTATGAAATGCCATAAGTTTTATGATGCATCTTACATGCTGCATTCCGCAGGGGTTCCAAAATGTGAGTGTGGCGGTGTGATCAAGCCGGATGTCGTTTTATATGAAGAGGGACTGGACAACGAGGTGGTAGCGGATGCCATCCGTACGATCGCCGAAGCAGAGGTGATGATCGTTGGCGGAACTTCGCTGGCGGTATATCCGGCAGCCGGACTTCTCGATTATTTCCGGGGAAAGGCACTGGTGCTGATCAACAAAGGTGCGACACCGCAGGATCGTAACGCGGATCTTCTGATCCAGAAACCGATCGGACAGATTTTTTCACAGATGAAAGTAAGGGGAAACAGAACATGA
- a CDS encoding DUF951 domain-containing protein — MTYQYEIGDIVKLKKQHPCGSSEWEILRVGADFRLKCTGCGHQIMIARKLVEKNTRNLRKKSEENT; from the coding sequence ATGACATATCAGTATGAAATAGGAGATATCGTAAAACTGAAAAAACAGCATCCGTGTGGCAGCAGCGAATGGGAAATCCTTCGCGTGGGCGCGGACTTCCGTCTGAAATGTACCGGGTGCGGACACCAGATCATGATCGCAAGAAAACTGGTGGAAAAAAACACAAGAAATTTACGGAAAAAGAGTGAAGAAAACACTTGA
- the rpsF gene encoding 30S ribosomal protein S6, giving the protein MSKYELALVVNAKIEDEAREAVVEKAKGYVARYGGTVTEVEEWGKKRLAYEVQKMREGFYYFIQFEADATCPAEVERHVRIMDNVMRYLVVKKEA; this is encoded by the coding sequence ATGAGCAAATATGAATTAGCATTGGTTGTGAATGCAAAAATCGAGGATGAAGCTCGTGAAGCCGTAGTAGAGAAAGCTAAAGGTTATGTAGCACGTTACGGCGGAACAGTTACAGAAGTTGAAGAATGGGGTAAGAAGAGATTAGCTTACGAAGTTCAGAAAATGAGAGAAGGCTTCTACTATTTCATTCAGTTCGAAGCAGATGCAACCTGTCCTGCAGAAGTTGAAAGACACGTTCGTATCATGGACAATGTAATGAGATATTTAGTTGTTAAGAAAGAAGCTTAA
- a CDS encoding single-stranded DNA-binding protein, with amino-acid sequence MNKVILMGRLTRDPEVRYSAGDNSLAIARYTLAVDRRFKRDGEATADFISCVAFGRAAEFAEKYFRQGIKIAISGRIQTGSYTNREGQKVYTTEVVVEDQEFAESKASSDSYHGGNFGGPASAPSAPTAGGSGSADGFMNIPDGIDEDLPFN; translated from the coding sequence ATGAACAAAGTTATTTTAATGGGTCGTTTAACAAGAGATCCTGAGGTAAGATATTCAGCAGGAGACAATTCACTGGCAATCGCGAGATATACACTGGCTGTTGACAGAAGATTCAAAAGAGACGGGGAAGCAACCGCTGATTTTATCAGCTGTGTGGCATTCGGCAGAGCAGCAGAGTTCGCTGAAAAATATTTCCGTCAGGGTATCAAGATCGCAATCAGTGGAAGAATCCAGACCGGAAGCTACACCAACCGGGAAGGCCAGAAGGTCTATACCACAGAGGTAGTAGTAGAAGACCAGGAATTTGCAGAGAGCAAGGCATCCAGTGACAGTTATCATGGTGGTAACTTCGGTGGGCCGGCAAGCGCACCATCCGCTCCGACAGCAGGTGGAAGCGGCTCCGCAGATGGTTTTATGAATATTCCGGATGGTATTGATGAGGACTTGCCATTTAACTAA
- the rpsR gene encoding 30S ribosomal protein S18 — protein MAYNKSERPDSPMKRRGGRRRKKVCVFCGKENNEISYKDVNKLRKYVSERGKILPRRITGNCAKHQRALTVEIKKARHIAIMPYVTD, from the coding sequence ATGGCTTACAATAAAAGTGAAAGACCAGATTCTCCAATGAAGAGAAGAGGCGGACGCAGAAGAAAAAAAGTTTGTGTATTCTGCGGTAAAGAAAACAATGAAATCAGCTACAAAGATGTAAATAAATTAAGAAAATATGTTTCTGAGAGAGGAAAAATCCTTCCTAGAAGAATCACAGGAAACTGTGCAAAACATCAGAGAGCTCTGACTGTAGAGATCAAAAAAGCAAGACATATCGCTATTATGCCATATGTAACAGATTAA
- a CDS encoding DHH family phosphoesterase — MKDGIKLKGQLATYMRWPFVLTLLLVVMDVLLYTVSWKAGGIGTIFTAVYLLLGILLYFHRRPVILNELISFATQYGQVQKSLMKNFALPYALLDAEGKILWMNDEFLYLTGKDQKYRKFIGNIFPEVTMNKLPMPEEVRDLEIAYQDHDFRLNMRRVEIDELLDGSQIIDADAEKNYLIAAYLFDETELKKYMRKNKEEQLVTGLLYLDNYEEALESVEEVRSSLLIALIDRKINKYFAAIDGVVKKLEKDKYFLVMRRKSLEQLKEKKFNILEEVKSVNIGNEMAVTISIGIGINADSFAHTSEAARIAMELALGRGGDQVVIKEGNNITYFGGKSQMMEKTTRVKARVKAHALKEFMSSKDKIVVMGHKITDVDSFGAAIGIYRAARTLEKKAYIVINNPTSSIRPLMDGFLHSQDYDSRMFVTSHEAKEIVDDNTVVVVVDTNRPSYTECEDLLYMTKTIVVLDHHRQNKDIIQNAVLSYIEPYASSACEMVAEILQYFSDGIRIRNIEADSLYAGIMIDTNNFLTKTGVRTFEAAAFLRRCGADVTRVRKMFREHVEDYRAKGEAIRNAELFRDHFAISVCPSEGLDSPTVVGAQAANELLNIIGVKASFVLTDYRNTIYISARSIDEINVQIVMERLGGGGHLNIAGAQLEHYSIAEARDVLKQTLQKMLDEGDI, encoded by the coding sequence ATGAAAGATGGAATTAAGTTGAAGGGTCAGCTGGCAACCTATATGCGATGGCCGTTTGTTCTGACGCTGCTTCTGGTGGTGATGGATGTATTATTGTACACGGTCAGCTGGAAGGCAGGAGGAATTGGTACCATATTTACGGCGGTGTATCTGTTACTTGGTATTCTGCTGTATTTTCATAGGAGACCGGTGATCCTGAACGAACTGATTTCCTTTGCTACCCAGTACGGACAGGTGCAGAAGAGTCTGATGAAGAATTTTGCACTGCCCTATGCACTGCTGGACGCAGAAGGAAAGATCCTCTGGATGAACGATGAATTCCTTTATCTGACGGGAAAAGACCAGAAGTACCGGAAGTTTATCGGAAATATTTTTCCGGAGGTGACGATGAACAAACTTCCCATGCCGGAGGAAGTAAGAGATCTTGAGATCGCATATCAGGATCACGATTTCCGGCTGAACATGCGAAGAGTCGAGATCGATGAACTGCTTGATGGTTCTCAGATTATCGATGCGGATGCAGAAAAGAATTATCTGATCGCAGCGTATCTTTTTGATGAGACAGAACTGAAAAAGTATATGCGAAAGAACAAAGAAGAACAGCTGGTGACGGGTCTTCTGTATCTGGATAATTATGAAGAGGCGTTAGAGAGCGTTGAAGAGGTCAGAAGTTCTCTGCTGATCGCGCTGATTGACCGTAAGATCAACAAGTATTTTGCTGCGATTGACGGTGTGGTGAAAAAACTGGAGAAAGATAAGTATTTTCTGGTCATGCGGCGCAAATCGCTGGAACAGTTAAAAGAAAAGAAATTTAATATTCTGGAAGAAGTCAAATCCGTAAATATCGGAAATGAGATGGCAGTGACCATCAGTATCGGTATCGGAATCAACGCAGATTCGTTTGCCCATACTTCCGAAGCGGCGCGGATCGCGATGGAACTGGCGCTTGGACGAGGCGGTGACCAGGTTGTTATCAAAGAAGGCAACAACATCACGTATTTTGGCGGTAAATCTCAGATGATGGAAAAGACCACAAGGGTAAAAGCCAGAGTCAAGGCACATGCGCTGAAAGAGTTTATGAGCAGCAAGGACAAGATTGTGGTTATGGGTCATAAGATCACGGATGTGGACTCTTTCGGGGCGGCGATCGGTATCTACCGGGCGGCGAGAACCCTGGAGAAGAAAGCCTACATCGTAATCAACAATCCGACCTCATCGATCCGTCCGCTGATGGATGGATTCCTGCACAGCCAGGACTATGATTCCCGGATGTTTGTGACAAGTCATGAGGCGAAAGAGATCGTGGATGATAACACCGTGGTTGTCGTAGTAGATACGAACCGGCCGAGTTACACGGAATGCGAAGATCTTCTGTATATGACGAAGACGATCGTAGTTCTCGATCATCACAGACAGAACAAGGATATTATCCAGAATGCGGTACTGTCTTACATCGAGCCGTATGCATCGTCAGCCTGTGAGATGGTTGCAGAGATCCTGCAGTATTTTTCCGATGGTATCCGGATCCGGAATATCGAAGCGGACAGCCTGTATGCGGGTATCATGATCGACACCAACAATTTCCTTACCAAAACCGGTGTCCGTACCTTTGAGGCGGCGGCTTTCCTGCGTCGGTGCGGTGCGGATGTGACGAGGGTAAGAAAGATGTTCCGGGAGCATGTAGAAGATTACCGTGCCAAAGGAGAAGCAATCCGAAATGCGGAACTGTTCCGGGATCATTTTGCAATCTCTGTGTGTCCGAGCGAGGGACTGGACAGTCCTACCGTGGTCGGTGCGCAGGCGGCAAATGAGTTATTGAATATTATCGGCGTCAAGGCATCCTTTGTGTTGACGGATTATCGCAATACGATCTATATCAGTGCCAGATCGATCGATGAAATCAATGTACAGATTGTGATGGAACGTCTCGGCGGCGGTGGACATCTGAACATCGCAGGCGCGCAGCTGGAGCATTACTCCATCGCGGAAGCCAGAGATGTACTGAAACAGACTTTACAGAAAATGCTAGATGAAGGAGATATATAA
- the rplI gene encoding 50S ribosomal protein L9, producing the protein MKVILLEDVKSLGKKGQIVNVSDGYARNLLLPKKLGVEATGKNMNDLKLQKAHEDKVAQENLDAAKAFAEELKDKQVDVGIKVGEGGRTFGSISAKEIAEAAKAQLGYELDKKKLQLSAPIKELGTTMVPIKLHPKVTGELKVVVKEA; encoded by the coding sequence ATGAAAGTTATTTTGCTTGAAGATGTAAAAAGTCTTGGAAAAAAAGGACAGATTGTCAATGTAAGTGACGGATATGCAAGAAATCTTCTGCTTCCGAAAAAACTGGGTGTGGAAGCTACCGGAAAGAATATGAACGATCTGAAACTGCAGAAAGCACATGAAGATAAAGTGGCACAGGAAAATCTGGATGCTGCAAAAGCATTTGCAGAAGAACTGAAAGACAAACAGGTGGATGTAGGAATCAAAGTAGGAGAGGGCGGAAGAACCTTCGGCTCTATCTCTGCAAAAGAGATCGCAGAAGCAGCAAAAGCACAGCTGGGTTATGAACTGGACAAAAAGAAATTGCAGCTGTCTGCTCCGATCAAAGAACTGGGAACAACCATGGTGCCGATCAAGTTACATCCGAAGGTAACCGGTGAACTGAAGGTTGTAGTAAAAGAAGCATAG
- the dnaB gene encoding replicative DNA helicase, whose amino-acid sequence MEEELIKRILPHSDDAERSVIGCMMMNREAIMIASEILNGDEFYRQQMGIVFDSMVELYNEGKPVDFVTLPEKLKEKDVPPEISSMEFAKDLLTAVPTSANVGHYAKIVREKAMLRRLIKMNEDIANTCYLDKEPVEEIMEDTEKQLFQLLQTRTGGDYVPIRQVVLNALETIEKASQTKGTVTGIPTGFVDLDYKTSGLQPSDFILVAARPSMGKTAFVLNMAQYMAFRKDKSVAIFSLEMSKEQLVNRLFSLESKVDSQKIRTGSLEDEDWAKLIEGAGVIGNSRLIIDDTPGISISELRSKCRKFKLEQGLDIIIIDYLQLMSGSGRGGDSRQQEISDISRALKGVARELNVPVVALSQLSRAVEKRDDKRPMLSDLRESGAIEQDADVVMFIYRDDYYNKDTENKNMAEIIIAKQRNGPIGTVNLVWMPEYTRFVNAKKD is encoded by the coding sequence GTGGAAGAAGAACTGATTAAACGAATTCTGCCCCACAGCGATGATGCGGAGCGCTCTGTCATCGGTTGTATGATGATGAACCGTGAGGCAATCATGATCGCTTCCGAGATCCTGAACGGGGATGAATTCTATCGACAGCAGATGGGAATCGTTTTTGATTCCATGGTGGAATTATATAACGAAGGAAAACCGGTGGATTTTGTCACACTTCCGGAAAAATTAAAGGAAAAAGATGTTCCGCCGGAGATCAGCAGCATGGAATTTGCCAAAGATCTGCTGACAGCGGTACCGACTTCGGCGAATGTGGGACATTATGCAAAAATCGTCAGGGAAAAAGCGATGCTTCGCCGGCTGATCAAGATGAACGAAGATATCGCCAATACCTGTTATCTGGATAAGGAACCGGTGGAAGAGATCATGGAGGATACGGAAAAGCAGTTATTTCAGCTGTTGCAGACCCGTACCGGCGGTGATTATGTTCCGATCCGGCAGGTCGTGTTAAATGCATTGGAGACGATTGAAAAGGCTTCTCAGACGAAGGGAACGGTAACAGGAATCCCGACGGGTTTTGTGGATCTGGACTATAAAACTTCCGGTTTGCAGCCTTCGGATTTTATTCTGGTGGCAGCCCGTCCTTCTATGGGTAAGACAGCATTCGTCCTGAATATGGCACAGTACATGGCATTTCGAAAGGACAAATCCGTAGCGATCTTTTCCCTGGAGATGAGTAAGGAACAGCTGGTAAACCGTCTGTTCTCTCTGGAATCGAAAGTGGATTCGCAGAAGATCCGTACCGGAAGTCTGGAAGATGAAGACTGGGCGAAGCTGATTGAGGGAGCCGGTGTGATCGGCAATTCCCGCCTGATCATCGATGATACACCGGGTATCTCGATCTCGGAACTGCGTTCCAAATGCAGAAAGTTCAAGCTGGAACAGGGACTTGACATTATCATCATCGACTACTTACAGTTGATGTCCGGCAGCGGCCGTGGCGGTGATTCCCGTCAGCAGGAGATTTCCGATATCTCCCGTGCACTGAAGGGAGTAGCCAGAGAGCTGAATGTTCCGGTAGTTGCCCTGTCGCAGCTGAGCCGTGCGGTAGAAAAACGAGACGACAAGCGTCCGATGCTTTCCGACCTTCGAGAATCGGGAGCCATCGAGCAGGATGCCGATGTGGTTATGTTCATCTATCGTGATGACTACTATAATAAAGATACAGAAAATAAAAATATGGCGGAAATCATCATAGCCAAACAGCGAAACGGCCCGATTGGTACGGTAAACCTGGTATGGATGCCGGAATACACGCGGTTCGTCAACGCGAAAAAGGACTAA
- a CDS encoding helix-turn-helix domain-containing protein, protein MKETRYLISETAKLVQVEPHVLRYWEEELGLSIKRNEMGHRYYTDKDLEIFQKIKELKKEGLQLRTIKEKIHEGEQPPSVKETGISGEAVSTQRETGYPTERIQVKIVTPQKFLPEQPSDKREEKQERKSDRLTKEERFQVIMERLIHDIELKERKEGRYRRLDEAIRRHQQSRKMVAATQENRKKKK, encoded by the coding sequence ATGAAAGAAACCAGATACCTGATTTCCGAGACGGCAAAACTGGTTCAGGTAGAACCTCATGTACTGCGTTACTGGGAGGAAGAACTGGGATTGTCCATCAAGCGGAATGAGATGGGACATCGGTACTATACCGACAAAGATCTAGAGATATTTCAGAAGATCAAGGAACTGAAAAAAGAAGGCTTGCAGTTAAGGACGATCAAAGAGAAAATTCATGAGGGAGAACAGCCCCCTTCTGTAAAAGAGACGGGGATATCCGGTGAGGCGGTTTCCACACAGCGAGAGACGGGATATCCGACAGAACGGATCCAGGTGAAGATCGTCACCCCGCAGAAGTTTCTGCCAGAGCAGCCTTCCGATAAAAGAGAAGAAAAGCAGGAAAGAAAATCCGACCGGCTGACAAAAGAAGAACGTTTTCAGGTCATTATGGAACGCCTGATTCACGATATTGAACTGAAGGAGCGAAAAGAGGGGCGATACCGCAGACTGGATGAAGCGATCCGGCGGCATCAGCAGTCCAGAAAAATGGTCGCTGCCACACAGGAGAACCGCAAGAAGAAAAAGTAA
- a CDS encoding DUF362 domain-containing protein — translation MAYVISDECVACGTCAGECPVEAISEGDGKYVIDADTCVECGTCAGVCPTEAIVEE, via the coding sequence ATGGCATATGTAATTTCTGACGAATGTGTAGCATGTGGAACATGCGCTGGTGAATGTCCAGTAGAAGCTATCAGCGAAGGTGATGGAAAATATGTTATCGATGCTGATACTTGTGTAGAATGTGGTACCTGTGCAGGTGTCTGTCCTACAGAAGCTATCGTTGAAGAATAA
- a CDS encoding DUF1858 domain-containing protein — protein MRKISKDMIIADLVAIDQNIIVILMRAGMHCIGCPSAQGETLEEAAMVHGLDADLLVDQINDYLAQ, from the coding sequence ATGAGAAAAATTTCCAAAGATATGATTATTGCCGATCTGGTAGCGATCGATCAGAATATCATCGTAATTTTAATGCGCGCCGGCATGCACTGCATCGGCTGCCCGTCAGCTCAGGGAGAGACTCTGGAAGAAGCAGCAATGGTTCACGGACTGGACGCAGACCTGCTGGTAGATCAGATTAACGATTATCTGGCACAGTAA